A genome region from Bifidobacterium coryneforme includes the following:
- the rpsG gene encoding 30S ribosomal protein S7 has translation MSRKGPAKKHQLLPDPIYGSTVVAQLINKILLDGKKSIAEDIVYTALEQVKEKTDQEPVAVLKRALDNIRPSLEVRSRRVGGATYQVPVEVKPNRANTLSLRWLTDYSRARREKTMSERLANEILDASNGLGAAVKRREDTHKMAEANKAFAHYRW, from the coding sequence ATGTCACGTAAAGGACCAGCCAAAAAGCATCAGCTCCTGCCCGATCCCATCTACGGTTCGACCGTGGTGGCCCAGCTGATCAACAAGATTCTGCTTGACGGCAAGAAGTCCATCGCCGAGGACATCGTCTACACGGCCCTGGAGCAGGTCAAGGAAAAGACCGACCAGGAGCCTGTGGCGGTGCTCAAGCGCGCCCTGGACAACATCCGTCCCAGCCTGGAGGTTCGCAGCCGTCGTGTCGGTGGCGCCACCTACCAGGTCCCCGTTGAGGTCAAGCCCAACCGTGCGAACACGCTCTCCCTGCGCTGGCTGACCGATTACAGCCGGGCCCGTCGTGAGAAGACCATGTCCGAGCGTCTTGCCAACGAGATTCTCGATGCTTCCAACGGTCTGGGCGCAGCGGTCAAGCGTCGCGAGGATACCCACAAGATGGCCGAGGCCAACAAGGCCTTCGCCCACTATCGCTGGTAA
- the rpsL gene encoding 30S ribosomal protein S12 — protein MPTIEQLVRKGRKAKPRKSKTLALKGSPLRRGVCTRVYTTTPKKPNSALRKVARVRLSSGVEVSAYIPGEGHNLQEHSIVLVRGGRVKDLPGVRYHIVRGALDTQGVKDRKQGRSLYGAKKAK, from the coding sequence TTGCCAACAATTGAACAGCTCGTCCGCAAAGGACGGAAGGCCAAGCCTCGCAAGTCGAAGACCTTGGCACTGAAGGGCAGCCCGCTGCGTCGTGGCGTCTGCACCCGTGTGTACACCACCACACCCAAGAAGCCGAATTCGGCACTGCGCAAGGTGGCCCGTGTCCGCCTGAGCTCCGGCGTTGAGGTCAGCGCCTACATTCCTGGTGAGGGTCACAACCTCCAGGAGCACTCCATCGTGCTGGTGCGCGGCGGTCGTGTGAAGGATCTGCCCGGCGTGCGTTACCACATCGTGCGCGGTGCGCTGGATACCCAGGGAGTCAAGGATCGCAAGCAGGGACGTTCCCTGTACGGAGCAAAGAAGGCCAAGTAA